DNA from Rubrobacter naiadicus:
CACCACGCCGCTCGAGAAGGTCGCCCCGCAGATAAAGCAGCACCTCGCGCAGCAGGAGCGGGCCAGGGCCTTTCAGAAGTGGCTCGAGCAGCAGAAGAAGTCGCGTGACGTGAAGTACCTGCCGGCCTACAGGCCGCAGGGATCGACCTCCTGAAGGCTCTGGCGCTCTGCCTCCCGAAGGCGTAGAGTAGAGGGGCGACGAGCCTTGCATCCGAGAGACAGGAGGGTAGCTTCATGACGGAGATCGTCTCGGTCCGCGCGCGGGAGATCCTCGACTCCAGAGGGAACCCCACGGTCGAGGTGGAGCTCATCACGGCCAGCGGGTTCGCGGGCCGGGCGGCCGTGCCCTCCGGGGCCTCCACCGGGCAGAACGAGGCGGTGGAGCTGCGGGACGGCGAGAAGGAGCGCTACGGCGGCAAAGGCGTGCGGCGGGCGGTCGAGAACGTCGAGACCGAGCTGGCCGAGGTGGTCGTCGGGATGGACGCCACCGACCAGCGGGCGCTCGACCTCGCGATGATCGAGGCCGACGGCACGCCGAACAAGGGCAGGCTGGGGGCGAACGCGATCCTTGGGGTCTCGATGGCGGCGGCGAAGGCCGCGGCCGAGGCTGCGGACCTGCCGCTCTACCGCTACCTGGGCGGCGCGGGCGCCTCCACGCTCCCGGTTCCCTGCTGCAACATCCTCAACGGCGGGGCGCACGCGGCGAACAACGTGGACTTCCAGGAGTGCATGGTCGTCCCGGTCGGCTTCGAGAGCTTCTCGGAGGGCATCCGGGCGGTCTCCGAGATCTACCAGAGCCTCAAGAAGCTCATCGGCGAGAAGGGGCTCGCCGGCGGCATCGGGGACGAGGGGGGCTTCGCCCCGGACCTCTCGAGCAACGGCGAGGCGCTCGCGCTCGTCGCTGAAGCGGTGGAGCGGAGCGGATATTCTCTGGGGGATCAGATCTGCTTCGCCTTGGACCCGGCGGCCTCGGAGTTCTACCGCGGCGGCGTCTACGAGCTCGCCGGGGAGGGGAAGAAGCTCTCGAGCGGGGAGCTCATCGGCTACTACGAGGAGCTCGCCGGGGAGTACCCGATCATAAGCCTCGAGGACGGGCTCGCCGAGGAGGACTGGGACGGTTGGGCCGAGCTGACGAAGCGGCTCGGCGGCAGGATGCAGCTCGTGGGGGACGACATCTTCGTCACCAACCCGAAGATCCTCGCCCGCGGCATCGAGCGAGGGATAGGGAACTCCATCCTGGTGAAGGTCAACCAGATCGGCACGATAACCGAGACGCTGGAGACGATCGAGCTCGCGCACAAGGCGGGCTACACCACGATGATCAGCCACCGCAGCGGCGAGACCGAGGACACCACCATCGCCGATCTCGCGGTGGCGGTCAACGCCGGGCAGATAAAGAGCGGCGCTCCCGCGCGGAGCGAGCGTGTGGCCAAGTACAACCAGCTCCTCCGCATAGAGGAGTCGCTCGGGGAGGCGGCGATCTACCCGGGACGCACCGCGTTCGAACCCCGCGGAGGCAGGAGCTAGAGAGATGCGGCGCACCAAGATAGTCGCGACTTTAGGGCCCGCGACCTCCTCCGAGGAAGCCATAGAGGCGATCCTGCGCGCCGGCGTCGACGTGGTGCGGTTCAACTTCAGCCATGGGGACCAGGAGATGCACCGGCACAACGCAGAGGTCGTGCGCGGGGTCTCCGCCCGGCTCGGACGCAACGTGGCGATCATGCAGGACATCCAGGGCCCGAAGATACGGACGGGGGAGGTCGAGGGGGACACCGAGCTCGTCGAGGGGCACCGGGTGGTGATCGCGCCGGGGGATTTCGTCGGGGACGCGAGCCGGCTGCCGACCTCCTACGAGCGGATCGCCGAGGACGTCGAGCCCGGGCACAGGGTGCTCATAGACGACGGCCTGATCGGGCTCGAGGTCGAGGAGATAAAGAACGGCGAGGTCGTCTGCAAGGTGATAGAGGGCGGACCCGTCTCCTCGCACAAGGGCCTCAACTTCCCGGACTCCTCGCTCTCGATCCACGGCCTCACCGAGAAGGACGTGGAGGATCTGCGTTTCGGGGTCGAGGTGTTGAAGCCCGACTGGATCGCCGCCTCCTTCGTGCGCACGGGCCAGGAGGTGCGCGACATAAAGCACCTCATAAAGGAGTTCGGCGACGACGTCCCCGTGATCTCCAAGATAGAGAAGCACGAGGCCATAGACGACATCGAGGAGATCATAGAGGCCTCCGACGGGGTGATGGTCGCGCGGGGGGACCTCGCCGTCGAGCTCTCGGCCGAGCGGGTGCCGATCGAGCAGAAGCGCATCGTCGCCCGCTGCCGGCGCCTGGGACGCCCGGTGATCGTCGCGACCCAGATGCTCGATTCGATGATCCGCAACCCCCGTCCGACCCGCGCCGAGGTCTCCGACGTGGCGAACGCGATCTTCGACCGCACCGACGCGGTGATGCTGAGCGGGGAGACGGCGGTGGGCCGCTACCCGGTGCAGAGCGTGGAGGAGATGGACCGGGTCTGCCGGGCGGCGGAGGCGGCGATCAACTACGGGAGGGACATCGCCGCCTCGGCTTCCTGGGGGCGGGGCGACCGTTACGACGCGGTGACCCACGCGGCCTGCGAGCTGGCCGAGGTGCTCGACGCGGAGGCGATCCTGACCGCCACCCAGAGCGGGCTCTCGTGCATCCGGGCGGCGCGCTTCCGGCCGCCGAACCGCATCCTCGCGGTGAGCCCCGAGGAGAGGACCGTGCGCCGCCTCGCGCTGGTCTGGGGGGTGACGGCCATCCAGGGGGAGCAGGCCGGCTCGCTCGCGGAGCGCTTCCGGGAGGCGATCGAGGCGGCCGAGAGCACAGGGTGCGTGAAGGAGGGGGACGAGATCATCGTGATCGGGGGGACCGCCGGGCCCGTGCCGGGCTCGACCAACACCCTGCAGGTCCACACGGTGGGCGAGGACCGGTGAGACGGCGCGCCCGGCACCGGTACCGTCCGGCGGCCGTGGTGCTCTACGCCGTGCTCATCGGGCTGCTCCTGTCGTCCTACGTCTCGCCGCTGCGCCAGATCTTCGTGGACCGCTCGGAGATCTCTTCCCTCCAGCAGAGCCTCGCGCATCTGCGGGAGCGCAACACACGGCTGGCCGATCAGGCGCGGAGCCTCCAGACCCCATCCGGGATAGAACGGGCCGCGCGCGAGCGCTACGGGATGATAAAACCAGGCGAGAAGGTCTACATCCTGCGCGAGCGTGGTGGAGAGAAGTAGTCCGCAGGACATGGAGATCGTCGCGCGCCAGCTCGGGCGCGAGCCCCGGCCCTTCCGGGTCGCCGCCCGCTGTCCCTACGGCGCGCCGAGCGTGATCGAGAACGAGACCGGACGCGAGATGCCGACCCGCTTCTGGCTGACCTGTCCCAGCCTGGTGCGAGCCGTCTCCAGGGTGGAGTCCGCCGGAGGGGTCAGGCAGGCCTGGCGGGAGGTCGGTCCCGGGGTGGTGGAGAGGATCCACGAGGAGCACCGCGCCCGCTACGGGAGCCGGGTCGCCGGCGTCGGGGAGGGTGGCGGCGTGAAGTGCCTGCACGCCTTCACCGCGCTCCATCTCGCAGGGGCCATCCCGAATCCAGTCGCGGAGTGGACCCTCGATCGGGTGGACGAACCGTACCCGAGGGGCGGGTGTTGCTCACTCTGAGGTGGCTTTGGCCGCCGGGTTCGTTGCTGGTATATTCTTGAACGACCCGGGGGCGTAGCCCAATCGGCAGAGGCAGCGGACTTAAAATCCGCCCAGTGTGGGTTCGAGTCCCACCGCCCCTACTCCACCCCTTCTTGCCTATCCCGGCGGCCCCGGGGTCTCTGCGGGACGCTAATCGTTTTCTCAGGATCGCGGGTTGCAATCCCGGGTATGAGGACTCCTGAGCTGAAGGGTGGGGGGGTGTTAGAGCCGGCGGGTGATCTCCGGGACGGGACGGCTCCCACCGTCTCCCGCAGGGGCTTCCTGAAGCTGGGCCTCACGCTGGCGGGCATGGTCGGGTTTCTCGGGGCCGACGGGAGGATGCCTCCACCTGCTCCACATCGAACGGGACGGGCGAACGCGCATGTCTCACCCGCCGTACTCGAGCTGAACGACGGCTGGGAGTACGGGCGGCTCGAGGAGCCCGGGCTCTGGCCTTACCGGGGGCCTTCCCGCTACGAGGAGGCCGTGCTCCCGCACACCGTCGTGCGTCTCTCGTGGTGCGACTGGAGGCCCGAGCGCTGGCAGCACCTGTGGGTCTACCGGCGGGAGGTGATCGCCGACGGGAACGCCCTCGCCGGGCGCGTGTTCGTGGAGTTCGCCGGGATCCTGACCGGGGCCTTGCTCTACGTTAACGGGCGCTTCGCCGGCAGGCATCTCGGGGGATACGTGCCGTTCGAGCGGGAGATCACGCGCTTTCTCAGACCCGGGAAGAACGAGCTCGCCGTGGTCGTCGATGCCCGCTGGGGACAGAACGTCCCACCCGACAGGCCTCGGCCTTACGGGCCCGCCTCCATCGACTACTGGCAGCCGGGGGGCATCTACCGGGAGGCGTACCTCAGGGTGTACCCGCAGACGTTCCTGGCGTACCCGTTCGCCCGTCCGGCCGACGTTCTCGACCCGGCGCGCAGGCGTCTAGAGGTCGAGTGCCTGATCGACTCGGCACGGAGGACGCCTTCTCCCGTGCACGTGAGGGCCGAGCTTCTTCAGGGCGGGAGCGTGATCTCTGAGAGTACCGTCCGACTCCCGGGGTTGGAGCCGGGCCGCAGGAGGGTGCACCTCACGCTCGCCTCCCTCGGAGACGTGAAGCTCTGGGACGTGCGGAGCCCGAACCTGTACGACGTCGCCCTCAGCCTGATCCTGGCGGGGCGCGTCGTCCACCGCCTCCAGACCCGGACCGGCTTCCGGGAGGCACGCTTCACCAGGGAAGGTTTCTTCCTCAACGGGCGCCGCCTGAAGCTCTTCGGTCTCAACAGGCACCAGTTCTATCCCTACGTCGGGGGGGCGATGCCCGCGCGGGTGCAGCGCAGAGACGCCGAGATCCTCAAACGAGAGCTCAACTGCAACATGGTGCGCTGCTCGCACTACCCGCAGTCGGAGGCCTTCCTCGACGCCTGCGACGAGCTCGGGCTGATGGTCTGGGAAGAGGCCCCGGGCTGGGACTACATCGGCGATGCGAGCTGGCGGGGCTACGTCCTGCGGGACGTGCGGCGCATGATCCTGCGGGACCGCAACCACCCCTCGATCGTCATCTGGGGAACCCGTCTCAACGAGACGCGCAACGATCCCGCGCTCTACCGCAGGACGCGCGAGATCGCGCGGGATCTCGACGGCTCGCGCCCCACGACCGGTGCGGTCAAGCGCGCCCCCGAGGAGTCCGGGGGGATCAAGGAGAGCCGGAAAGGAAGGGAAGAAGACCCATACTCGACGCGGAGCTTCGCAGAGGACGTCTTCTCCTTCAACGACTACACCAGGAAGTACGTCCGGAGCAGGACGGGGAACTTCCGGCTGCCGGTGCTGAGGCCGCCGAGGGTGGACATGCCCTACCTGGTGAGCGAGGCGATAGGTGCGATAGTCGGTCCGCACTTCTACCGCAGGATCGACACCGGGCGCGTGCAGCAGGAGCAGGCGATACTGCACGCCGCGGTACACGACCGGGCCGCCTCCGACGAACGCTACTGCGGGCTGCTGGCGTGGAGCGCCTTCGACTACCCCTCGGGCCACGGCTACTCTTTCCGGGGGGTGAAGTGGACCGGCGTCTGCGACGTCTTCCGGGTCCCCAAGCCGGGGGCGGCCTTCTACCGCGCGCAGGTCGATCCTTCGGTGCGCCCAGTGATCGAACCGGCCTTCTACTGGGACTTCGGGCCGTACGCGCCCCCGGGAGGACCCGGCCGGAAGTCCACCATCTGGTCCAACTGCGAGCGGCTGGAGGTCTTCGTCGGGGGGAGGCACTTCGCCTCGCTGCTCCCGGACCGCGCGGACTTTCCCCACCTCGAGTACCCGCCTTTCGTCGTGGATCTCACCGTGGACGGTTCGGGGTACCCCGAGCTCAGGATAGACGGCTACGTCCGGGGACGGCGCGTCATCACGCGCAGGTTCTCCTCCGACCCTTCGGGGGACCGTCTGCTCCTCAAGCTCGACGACGATCGTCTCCTCGCGGACGGCTCGGACATGACCCGGGCTTACTTTCAGGTGGTGGATCGCTACGGCGCGCCTCGCTACCGCGCCTCGGGCCGGGTCTACCTCCACCTCAGCGGACCCGCGCTGCTGGTCGGAGACAACCCGTTCGACCTCGGAGCCAACGGAGGAACGGGGGCCGTCTGGATCAGGTCGAAAAAAGGTGCTTCGGGACGGGTGCGCCTCGTGGCGAGATGTCCGCTGCTCGGCTCTTCCTCCGCGAGCCTCTACGTCCTCCCGGCGGGATAGGCAAAACTTTATCGAATGTTTACCTCCCTCTCAGGAAATTCTAAGGCTGCGTCTGCAGACTCATGGTTCGCCATGCGGGAGAGACCGGACGGACGGGTTCCAGGGCGACTCCCCGGCGGGGAGCCGGGAGGGAGTGCCGCCGGTATGTCCTGTGGTCCGAGATGAGCAAGAACGTGCTGCAGACGGGTGATCCGATCCGGGCCCCTGGTCCCGCCTGGGGGCTACGGACCCGGCTGGTTCTGGCGGGGGTCGGCGTAGAGGCCGACGCGGCCGTCGTGGAGCTGGTAGATGCCCTGGAGAGACACAGCGCGCAGACCGCGGAGCACTCCCGCCGCGTGTGCTCGCTCGCGGGCAGGATCGCCCTCGCCATGGACCTCCCCTCCGAAAGAGTCCGCGCCGTCGCTCTCGCGGCCCTCCTGCACGACGTCGGGAAGCTCTTCGTCCCGGAAGACCTGCTCGCCGGGGAGGAGGCGCTGGACGAGCGGGGGTGGGCCCGCATGAGGCTTCATCCGGAGCTCGGCGCGGCGCTGGTGCACGAGGTTTTGCCGGGGACGGAAGTCCCGCACGCGGTGCTCTCCCACCACGAGAGGCTCGACGGCAGCGGATATCCGTCGGGGCTCCGGGCGTGTGAGATCCCGCTCGAGGCCCGGATCATCGCCGTGGCGGACGCCTACGATGCGCTGGTGAACGAAAGGCCCTACCATCGTCCGCTGCCCCCGGAGGTTGCGCTCGACGTACTGGGTGCTGCGGCGGGGCTCACGCTGGACGGGTGCGTCTTCGACGCCCTCTCCGCGCTGATCCTGCGGAAAGGGCGCTCCGGGGAGGCGGGTTCGCCGTGAAACGCCGGAGGGTGGCGACGTTCTTCTCCGTGGCCGCCGTGCTGCTCGTCGTGGGGGGCGGGGCCTTCGCCGGCTACAACTACTACATGTACCGCACCCTCTGGGGTGACCCCAACGTCAACCACGGCGCATCGGGGACCGTGCAGACCCACTACTTCTACTCCAGGGCCCTGGGAGAGACGGTGCGGTATCTCATCTACCTGCCCCCGGGCTACGGGGCTCTGCAAAACCACTTCGAGCACTACCCCGTCGTCTACCTGCTGCACGGCTCTCCCGGCCGCCCCGAGGACTGGGTGAACGTCGGCGGGATCAAAGACAAGATGGATACCCTGATCTCCGAGGGCAAGGTCCGGCCCATGATCGTGGTCATGCCCCAGGGCAACCCCTCGCAGTTCTCCCCCTCCTCGGAGTACGTGAACGGAGCGGAGGGAGATTGGGCGACGTACATCACCCGGGATCTCGTGCGGCAGATAGACGAGCACTACCGCACGGTGGATGGCCCCGGCGGACGGGCGATAGCCGGGCTCTCGGAGGGAGGATTCGGAGCCGCCAATTTGGGCCTCAAGCACCGCGGCGAGTACGGGGTGATCGGGAGCTTCTCCGGGTATTTCAAGATGTTCCCGAACGACGCCAGGCGTCTCTTCGGGCACCGGGCCCGCGTGGAGGCCCGCCGCAACAGCCCGATGGACTACCTGAACCATCTGAAGGGAAAGCTCCCCGCCTTCTACCTCTACGCCGGCAGGAGCGACGGCGTGTTCCTCCGCCAGACCGAGCAGTTCGCACACGAGCTCGAGCGCAGGCACGCGGACCTCTCCTTCCACGTCTACAGTGGCGGGCACTCGTGGGCTCTGTGGAGGGCCCACCTCTCGAGTTTCCTGATCTTCGCGAGCAGACATCTGGAGTAGGAACGGGAGCGTCTTCCTGTGAGAACGGAGATCGAGAAACGGCCCCTGCGCAAGAGGATCGGTCCTCTGGTGGAGACGCTGTCCGGGCACATCCTGCCGTGCACGGCGAGAAGATGGGCCGTCCGGCTGGTCGCGCTCGCGGCCCTTTACAACGGCGTGCTGGAGATACTCTGGGTCCAGATCGTGCGGGTGCCGGAGAGAAACATCTCCTCCAGCCTGCCCTTCGGTCTGCACTACTGGAACCGGACCCTGAGCCTCGTCTTCGGGCTCGCCCTCGTCTACCTCTCGCTCAACCTCTGGCGACGCAAACGTGTCGCCTGGCAGCTGGCCACCGCCAGCTCGGCCGCGATCATCGTGGGGCACCTGTTCTTCCGGGTGATGAAGCTCTACCGGGGGGTGCCCCACCACGTGCACCATCCGGAGCACTGGTTCGTCGTGCCGGTGTTGACCCTCGCCCTTTTGCTCGCCTTCCGCGGGGAGTTCACGGTCCGCAGCGAGCCGCGCAGCATGAAGCGCGGCCTACTGCTGATGGGGGGGAGCCTGCTGTTCGCGCTCGCCTACGGCACGCTCGGCTTCTGGCTCCTCGACCGGCGGGACTTCGGGACGAACTTCAGGCTCGCCGCGTCGTTCGTGCAGACGCTGCGTGCCTACGCCCTGCTCGGGACCGGACTTCCCAGACCCCGTACGGCGCAGGCGGAGTGGTTCTTGGACTCGCTGGGCTGGACCGGCCTGATGAGCGGCGCGTTCGCCGCCTACAGCCTCTTCAGGCCGCTCTCCTACCGGTACAAGGTCCTTCCGCACGAGCGGGAGAGGGCCGGCAAGCTGCTGCACCGGTACGGGGGGACCTCCCTCGACTACTTCAAGCTTCAGCCGGACAAGTCCTACTTCTTCTCGAAGGACGGCTCCGCTTTCGTTGCTTACGGTGTGGCCCGGGGTGTCGCGCTGGTGTTGGGCGATCCCTCGGGCCGTCGGGAAGCCTTCGCGGGGCTCGTAAAGGACTTCCTCGATTTCTGCACCGACAACGGGTGGATGGCGGCGTTCTACGAGGCCGAAGAGCATCTCCTGCCGCTCTACGAATCTTTCGGGATGCAGGCGGTGCTCATAGGCGAGGAGGCCATCGTGGACCTCGCCCGTTTCGGCGAGCGGACGTCGCATCGCAAGTGGTTCCGCTACGTGGTGCGCAGGCTCGAGCGGGAGGGGTATACCTTCGAGCGGGCGGAGCCCCCGCACCGGGGGCCTCTGCTGTCGGAGGTGGAGGAGGTCTCCCGCGCCTGGCTCTCGCTGCCCGGCAGACGTGAGCGGGGCTTCACGATAGGGTCCTTCTCCCCGGAGTACGTCGGCGGCACGCCGCTCTTTTTGGTCCGGGACCCGGACGGCCGCGTCGTCGCCTTCGCCAACGAGGTCCCCTCCTACAAGGAGGGCGAGGCCACGATAGACCTCATGCGCCACAGGCCGGAGGTGCCCAACGGTACGATGGACTACCTGCTCACGAAGACCATGCTCCACCTGAGGGAGCGGGGATACAGGACCTTCGATCTGGGGCTCGCCCCTCTCTCCGGTACGGGGGGGCGTCCCGGTGCGCCGCTGGAGGAGAGGATCCTCGGGCAGCTCTCCGAGCCTCTCACGCGCTTCTTCTCCTACAAGGGGCTGAAGAACTACAAGGCGAAGTTCGAGCCTCGTTGGGAGAGGCGCTTTCTGGTCTACAGGGGGAGGTTGAGCGGGCCGACCAGGGTGGTGCTCGCGCTGGTGATGCTCACCGAGGGTGGATGAGGCATGAGCCGGTGGAAGGTTCTGGCGGGTGTGGCGCTCCTCGCCGTCGCCATCCCGGCGGGGGCCGTCCTGGTCGTACAGGCCCGGGGTGATGTGAGCGGGGTGCTCGTACGGGCCCGGCCCTGGCCGGTCGGCGCGGCGTTGCTGCTCACCGCGGCATCCTACCTCTTCCTCAGCGGATCGTTCGCCGTGCTCGGACGCGTCTTCGGCGTCTCCCTCGCCCGGAGGGAGCTGTTTACGGTAGGGTTCGTCTCCTGCGCGCTCGGTTATCTCACCTCCGCCGGAGGGGCCGCGGGCTACTCGCTCAGGGTGCTCGTGGCGAGACGCCGCGGCCGGCCGGCGGAGAACATGCTCGCCGCCTCGATGGCCCACTCGGTGATGAACAACCTGATCCTGGTGCTGCTCGTCCCGGCCGGGGGGATCCTCCTGCTCGGCAGCGCACGCCTTTCGGTGGGGTGGGGAGGCGTGCTCTTCGCCGGGATCCTGGCGGCGCTGGCGGCGCTCGTCTCGGTTCGGAGGGTCAGGCTTCCGTTGTGGCGTGCGTTGCAGGGGACGTTCGCGGGGGGGTTCCTCGGGCGGCTGTGGGGCGAGATCCGCGGAGGGGTCGCCCTGCTCCGCTCCAGACCGCGCAACGCCCTCGTGCCGCTCGCCCTCTCGGTCGCCGATTGGGGGTGCAGTGCGGGGGCGCTCTGGTTCTGCTTCGATGCGTTGGGGTACCACCTCGCACCCGCCGTCCTCCTCGCCGGCTTCGTCCTCGGGGCGGTGGCCGGCGCCGCCTCGATGGTTCCCGGCGGGCTCGGTGTGCAGGAGGCGTCGATGTCCGCGCTCTTCGCTCTGCTCGGCGTACCTCTGGGCAAGGCGGTCCTCGCCGCGTTGCTGTTCCGGATCGTCTACTACGTGCTGCCGTTCATGGTGAGCCTGCCCCTGTACCGGGGGCTTCTCCGCCGAGAGGCCGTCACCAGGGTGCCGGGTGGCGGGTATATAATCCCCGCCGGAGAAGAAAGCTACCCGAAAGAGGAGGTGAGCGATCCTTGAGCCACGCGGACGAAGGCCCGAGTAGTAGAGGGTCGCTCGCCTCGCGCCCGATCACCGGGTAGCGGCCCGCTCCCCACCGGAGCGTCATCCCACCCCGGGGAGGGCGTGGTTGGTCGACCATCCTGCTTCCCCGTGGTCCGTGCTCGAAGGATCCTCGCCTCCTGAGTCGATGCGCTCACGGAGAGGAGGTGGAGAGTGTCTCAGAGAGTGCGGACTTTCCCGAGCCGGCAGGCTCTCGGGAGGATGCCCTTCGGGATGGTGGACGTCGTGGTGCTGGCGGGCGTCTTCCTGTTGCTGTTCGCGGTGGTGTGGGCCGGGCGGGGTATGGTCTCCTCTTTCACCCCCTCGCGGCCGGTGCGGGTGAGCACCGATCCGGCCGAGCTTCCCTACTATGCGCTGCGCAGCGCGATCCGGATGTTCGTGGCCCTGTTTTTCTCGGTCGTGTTCACGCTGGGCTACGGATATCTCGCTGCTAAGAGCCGCAGGGCCGAGAAGGTTCTCGTGCCGGCTCTGGATATCCTGCAGTCGGTGCCCGTGCTGGGCTTCCTCTCTGTGACCGTCACGGGGTTCATAGCGCTCTTCCCCCACAGCATGCTGGGCCTGGAGTGTGCTTCGATCTTCGCCATCTTCACCGCGCAGGCCTGGAACATGACGTTCAGCTTCTACCACTCGGTCAGGGCGCTGCCGCGCGAGCTCGACGAGCTGAGCCGGATGCTCAGGCTCACCCGCTGGCAGCGCTTCTGGAAGATCGAGGTGCCGAACTCGATGGTCGGGTTGGTGTGGAACGGGATGATGAGCTTCGGTGGGGCGTGGTTCTTCCTCGCCGCCTCCGAGTCGATCAGCGTGCTCAACCACGACTACCAGCTGCCGGGTGTCGGCTCGTTCGCCGCCGAGGCGATAAGGAAGGGGAACCTGGGTGGGGTGGTCCTCGCGATAGTCACGATGGCCTTCATGGTCGTCGCGATAAACTTCCTGTTCTGGCGCCCGATCACCGCGTGGGCCGAGCGCTTCAAGGTCGAAGAGGCGGAGGCCGCCGAGGTACAGAGATCCTGGGTGCTGGAGGTGCTGCGGCGTTCGATCTTCGCGTCTCTCGCCGGGTCAGCCTGGGCGGTCGTGACCGAACCGCTCGGCAGGATGATGCGGATACTGGGGCGCGATGGGGAGTATCCGTCGGGGGACGGGTTGCCTGGCGGAAGGAAGCTCCCCGGGCGTACGGGGGACTTTGTCTTCGCCGCCTTCGTACTCCTCCCGATAGCTTACGGGATCTACCGCATGGCTGACTACGTGCTCAGGGGGGTGGGGCTGGGTGGTCTGGGTGGGGCTTTCCTGCTCGGCGCGTTCACGCTCGGACGGGTTTTCGCCGTGCTCGTTTTCGCGACCCTCGTCTGGGTGCCGGTGGGGGTTTGGATCGGGCTCAACCCCAGAGTGGCACGCCTGGCACAGCCGCTGATACAGGTTCTGGCGAGCTTCCCGGCCAACCTGCTCTTCCCCTTCGCTACGCTGCTCTTCTTGAAGTACGGTATCAGCCTGAACCTCGGCGGCATCCTTCTGATGGCACTCGGTTCGCAGTGGTACATCCTGTTCAACACCATAGCAGGGGCCATGGCCATACCGACCGACCTGCGGGAGGCGGCCGAGGCGAGCGGGCTCAGAAGGTGGAAGAGGTGGCGGTACCTGATCCTCCCGGGCATATTCCCGGCGTACGTGACGGGGGGGATCACGGCGGCCGGAGGGGCCTGGAACGCTTCGATCGTGGCCGAGGTTGTGCGCTACGGTGGCACCACGCTCACCGCCTCCGGCCTCGGGGCTTACATCACCCGGGCGACGGCGACCGGGCAGTGGCCTCAGATCCTCACCGGCGTTGCGGTGATGAGCCTCTACGTTGTGGCCTTCAACCGCCTGCTCTGGCGCAGGCTCTACGCTCTGGCAGAGACCCGTTACTCGCTGTAGGAGGAGAAGATGGCATCCGTCACGACGACGTCCGAAGTTATCATCTCGGTACGCAACCTCAGGAAGGATTTCGAGACACCCTCCGGTGGGAACCTCCCGGTGCTGGAGGGGATAGACCTCGAGTTGCACGAGGGGGAGATCGTGGCCCTCCTCGGGAGGTCCGGG
Protein-coding regions in this window:
- a CDS encoding HD-GYP domain-containing protein — translated: MSKNVLQTGDPIRAPGPAWGLRTRLVLAGVGVEADAAVVELVDALERHSAQTAEHSRRVCSLAGRIALAMDLPSERVRAVALAALLHDVGKLFVPEDLLAGEEALDERGWARMRLHPELGAALVHEVLPGTEVPHAVLSHHERLDGSGYPSGLRACEIPLEARIIAVADAYDALVNERPYHRPLPPEVALDVLGAAAGLTLDGCVFDALSALILRKGRSGEAGSP
- a CDS encoding glycoside hydrolase family 2 protein; this translates as MLEPAGDLRDGTAPTVSRRGFLKLGLTLAGMVGFLGADGRMPPPAPHRTGRANAHVSPAVLELNDGWEYGRLEEPGLWPYRGPSRYEEAVLPHTVVRLSWCDWRPERWQHLWVYRREVIADGNALAGRVFVEFAGILTGALLYVNGRFAGRHLGGYVPFEREITRFLRPGKNELAVVVDARWGQNVPPDRPRPYGPASIDYWQPGGIYREAYLRVYPQTFLAYPFARPADVLDPARRRLEVECLIDSARRTPSPVHVRAELLQGGSVISESTVRLPGLEPGRRRVHLTLASLGDVKLWDVRSPNLYDVALSLILAGRVVHRLQTRTGFREARFTREGFFLNGRRLKLFGLNRHQFYPYVGGAMPARVQRRDAEILKRELNCNMVRCSHYPQSEAFLDACDELGLMVWEEAPGWDYIGDASWRGYVLRDVRRMILRDRNHPSIVIWGTRLNETRNDPALYRRTREIARDLDGSRPTTGAVKRAPEESGGIKESRKGREEDPYSTRSFAEDVFSFNDYTRKYVRSRTGNFRLPVLRPPRVDMPYLVSEAIGAIVGPHFYRRIDTGRVQQEQAILHAAVHDRAASDERYCGLLAWSAFDYPSGHGYSFRGVKWTGVCDVFRVPKPGAAFYRAQVDPSVRPVIEPAFYWDFGPYAPPGGPGRKSTIWSNCERLEVFVGGRHFASLLPDRADFPHLEYPPFVVDLTVDGSGYPELRIDGYVRGRRVITRRFSSDPSGDRLLLKLDDDRLLADGSDMTRAYFQVVDRYGAPRYRASGRVYLHLSGPALLVGDNPFDLGANGGTGAVWIRSKKGASGRVRLVARCPLLGSSSASLYVLPAG
- a CDS encoding alpha/beta hydrolase — its product is MKRRRVATFFSVAAVLLVVGGGAFAGYNYYMYRTLWGDPNVNHGASGTVQTHYFYSRALGETVRYLIYLPPGYGALQNHFEHYPVVYLLHGSPGRPEDWVNVGGIKDKMDTLISEGKVRPMIVVMPQGNPSQFSPSSEYVNGAEGDWATYITRDLVRQIDEHYRTVDGPGGRAIAGLSEGGFGAANLGLKHRGEYGVIGSFSGYFKMFPNDARRLFGHRARVEARRNSPMDYLNHLKGKLPAFYLYAGRSDGVFLRQTEQFAHELERRHADLSFHVYSGGHSWALWRAHLSSFLIFASRHLE
- the pyk gene encoding pyruvate kinase; this translates as MRRTKIVATLGPATSSEEAIEAILRAGVDVVRFNFSHGDQEMHRHNAEVVRGVSARLGRNVAIMQDIQGPKIRTGEVEGDTELVEGHRVVIAPGDFVGDASRLPTSYERIAEDVEPGHRVLIDDGLIGLEVEEIKNGEVVCKVIEGGPVSSHKGLNFPDSSLSIHGLTEKDVEDLRFGVEVLKPDWIAASFVRTGQEVRDIKHLIKEFGDDVPVISKIEKHEAIDDIEEIIEASDGVMVARGDLAVELSAERVPIEQKRIVARCRRLGRPVIVATQMLDSMIRNPRPTRAEVSDVANAIFDRTDAVMLSGETAVGRYPVQSVEEMDRVCRAAEAAINYGRDIAASASWGRGDRYDAVTHAACELAEVLDAEAILTATQSGLSCIRAARFRPPNRILAVSPEERTVRRLALVWGVTAIQGEQAGSLAERFREAIEAAESTGCVKEGDEIIVIGGTAGPVPGSTNTLQVHTVGEDR
- the eno gene encoding phosphopyruvate hydratase gives rise to the protein MTEIVSVRAREILDSRGNPTVEVELITASGFAGRAAVPSGASTGQNEAVELRDGEKERYGGKGVRRAVENVETELAEVVVGMDATDQRALDLAMIEADGTPNKGRLGANAILGVSMAAAKAAAEAADLPLYRYLGGAGASTLPVPCCNILNGGAHAANNVDFQECMVVPVGFESFSEGIRAVSEIYQSLKKLIGEKGLAGGIGDEGGFAPDLSSNGEALALVAEAVERSGYSLGDQICFALDPAASEFYRGGVYELAGEGKKLSSGELIGYYEELAGEYPIISLEDGLAEEDWDGWAELTKRLGGRMQLVGDDIFVTNPKILARGIERGIGNSILVKVNQIGTITETLETIELAHKAGYTTMISHRSGETEDTTIADLAVAVNAGQIKSGAPARSERVAKYNQLLRIEESLGEAAIYPGRTAFEPRGGRS
- a CDS encoding FtsB family cell division protein gives rise to the protein MRRRARHRYRPAAVVLYAVLIGLLLSSYVSPLRQIFVDRSEISSLQQSLAHLRERNTRLADQARSLQTPSGIERAARERYGMIKPGEKVYILRERGGEK
- a CDS encoding DUF501 domain-containing protein, giving the protein MEIVARQLGREPRPFRVAARCPYGAPSVIENETGREMPTRFWLTCPSLVRAVSRVESAGGVRQAWREVGPGVVERIHEEHRARYGSRVAGVGEGGGVKCLHAFTALHLAGAIPNPVAEWTLDRVDEPYPRGGCCSL